The Helicobacter canis genomic sequence CAATGAGCGCGATAGCCACCATAAATAACACAACTGCACCAATTTTGATACGATCGATTTGATTGTCTTGGGTATTGACACCTTGCTGAAGCTTTTTTATATCCTTAATATCCATCGCGCTCTCCTTAACCCCTAAGCAAACTAGTAACTAGCGTAGTAAAACGCATCATAAAGTAGAATAAAATATGTGAGATTTTTGGTGGGTGTTACAAAAAGGTAACACCATAGAATCTATAAAGCAATTATAGAAATTTTTGTGGTAGGTGTGATGTTTGAACACCTACCAAGCAACATTACTGCTTAAGATTGAGGAGTGTGTTTAGAATCTGATCAGAGGTGGTAACGGCTTTGGAGTTTGCTTGGAATCCACGCTGCACGACAATAAGCTGGGTGAGCGAGCGGCTTAAATCCACATTACTCATCTCAAGCTTAGAGCCAGAGACACCGCCACGGCGACCGGTATTTGCCGCGCCGATCATCGCTTGCCCAGAGTTCCCTGTTGATGAAAAGACATTGCCGCCTTCTGCTTGGAGCCCGGTGTTGTTGGCGAAATTTGCTAGGGCGACTTGGGCTAGAGCTAGCGTGCGTCCGTTGCTAAATGAGCCTAGTAATGATCCCACCGAGTCAAAGCGTATATCCACCAAATCCCCTGCGCCATAGCCATCTTGCTCAATGGCATAGGTTTCTGACTGCTTATCCACGCTTGTAAGCCCGCCAAAGCCACCTGTGGAGCCAAAGGACAAGCTTAGTCGCTGTGGTGCGATAGAGCCATTTTTGGGGTCAAACTGCAAGATAGGGGGATTCATACCCGCTAGACTACCATCGCTATTAAAGCGCAGTCGCCCACCTTCAAAGATATTTGGACGCGTAGCAGAAGCCCCATAGATGACAGAAGGCTCTGGCACAATCGCCCTAAAACTCCACTCCGCAGAGCCTGTTTTGACAAACTCAAAGCGGATTGTGTGTTTAGAGCCTAGCGAGTCAAAAAGCTCGATTGTCGTGGTGTGTGTGGCGTGGCTTAGGCGCGTGGTGGATACAGAAGCCCCACCTTCTAGCAGCGAAGCAGTATTAAGTCCGCGCATAGTATTTCTAAAAAGCACATTTGTAGAGACTTGATCTGAGCCATAAGAAGCGACAAATATTGACATATTTTGCACTTCTTCATCGCCATTATCTTGGTTTAGCATTTCAAACATACCAAACTTATTGATCGTTACAGATACTGATGCAGTGGAGTCGTTATACTCCTTATCTGGGTCTTTGATCATATTTGCATCATATTGCAAGAGTCTGCGAAGCTCCTCTGTGGTCCTAAACTGCCCTGTAGAAGAGTCTGGGGACTCGGATTTGGTGTAGCGATAGCGGAAGGAGGTGATGTCAGAATCCCCTTCTACAAAGTTTTCAAACGCGCCGGTGCCACCTTTGGTGATGATGATATTTTTGGTCTTTTCATCGCCATCCATTTCATTGCGATTGACAAGCTTTAAGAGCTTGCCCTCCATATAGGCTTCTATACCTGTTTTATCACGCACGCCATTGATTGCATTTTGCGCGGCGACAAGTGTGGAGATCCCGCTCATCGCAGAGTCATTAGAGA encodes the following:
- the flgE gene encoding flagellar hook protein FlgE; the encoded protein is MLRSLWSGVSGMQAHQIALDIESNNIANVNTVGFKYSRASFVDMLSQTKLIATAPYKTGLGGQNDFSVGLGVGINATTKVFSQGSTQNTDVKTDMAIEGEGFFVISPDKGITLNYTRDGSFLFDADGNLVTTGGYVVQGWLKDDLKNASKMSEQEFYHIDSTGPIRNIQIDPNMVMPARSSTNIKLRANLNAGRHTDQNANIYALDSTTKTPADGINPLYDSAGNLTQMQEDMGALFNQDGDAFGLTENQGIWVSYKNAQMINSVIPTKENSSITINGAKVSFSNDSAMSGISTLVAAQNAINGVRDKTGIEAYMEGKLLKLVNRNEMDGDEKTKNIIITKGGTGAFENFVEGDSDITSFRYRYTKSESPDSSTGQFRTTEELRRLLQYDANMIKDPDKEYNDSTASVSVTINKFGMFEMLNQDNGDEEVQNMSIFVASYGSDQVSTNVLFRNTMRGLNTASLLEGGASVSTTRLSHATHTTTIELFDSLGSKHTIRFEFVKTGSAEWSFRAIVPEPSVIYGASATRPNIFEGGRLRFNSDGSLAGMNPPILQFDPKNGSIAPQRLSLSFGSTGGFGGLTSVDKQSETYAIEQDGYGAGDLVDIRFDSVGSLLGSFSNGRTLALAQVALANFANNTGLQAEGGNVFSSTGNSGQAMIGAANTGRRGGVSGSKLEMSNVDLSRSLTQLIVVQRGFQANSKAVTTSDQILNTLLNLKQ